A region from the Vibrio navarrensis genome encodes:
- a CDS encoding DUF1566 domain-containing protein gives MRTINHHWPRVLVLLPLLLGVNAYASSLCAGRENGAITAITPNTDFSDNGDGTVTHHTTGLIWQRCSLGQSWDGTDCTGNATRFTWAEALATGAQHTLAGFSDWRLPNKNELASIVEYRCFGPAINNQQFPNTSGWYWSSSPDADNSGYAWFVNFVSGDVFSRGKATSNVVRLVRAEQ, from the coding sequence ATGCGGACAATCAATCATCACTGGCCACGGGTTTTGGTGTTATTGCCGTTACTGCTGGGCGTGAATGCCTATGCCAGCAGCTTATGTGCAGGTAGAGAAAATGGGGCTATCACCGCCATCACGCCAAACACGGATTTTAGCGATAACGGTGATGGCACTGTTACCCACCATACCACCGGGCTTATCTGGCAGCGCTGCAGTCTTGGGCAAAGCTGGGATGGCACCGATTGCACCGGTAATGCCACTCGCTTTACATGGGCGGAGGCTTTAGCTACCGGCGCGCAACATACCTTGGCAGGATTCAGCGATTGGCGCTTGCCGAACAAAAACGAGCTGGCTTCAATTGTTGAATACCGCTGCTTTGGTCCTGCAATTAATAACCAACAGTTTCCCAATACGTCAGGTTGGTATTGGTCGTCTTCGCCCGATGCCGATAACAGTGGTTACGCGTGGTTCGTCAACTTTGTCTCTGGTGACGTCTTCTCCAGGGGTAAAGCAACAAGCAACGTCGTCCGTTTGGTGCGAGCCGAGCAGTGA